A region from the Sulfurivermis fontis genome encodes:
- a CDS encoding DEAD/DEAH box helicase, which yields MMLRPRQALLVERSLAALYLHGNTLAIGPTGSGKTIMLSAVAGGVLEEPDAKACILAHRDELTAQNREKFGRVNPGVATSVFDAKEKSWAGRATFAMVQTLSRDAHLDAMPTLDLLVVDEAHHAASKSYRRVIDRVLSRNPRALIFGATATPARSDGKGLREVFSNVADQITLGELIASGHLVPPRTFVIDVGAQSALAQVRRTATDFDMTEVEAILNRTPITDAVIRHWREKAGDRKTIVFCSTVAHAQCVAEAFVAAGIRAVLIHGELSDAERATRLAEYETGDAQVVVNVAVLTEGYDYTPTSCVVLLRPSSHKSTLTQMIGRGLRTIDPTEHPGVVKTDCIVLDFGTATLMHGSLEQEANLDGHQHQGQAPTKECPSCEALVPLGCRECPLCGFEWTIDPAEQAEAMDDFVMTEIDLLKRSNFRWCDLFGCDDALMATGLQAWGGIFFLNGRWHAVGGGRSLPPRLLAVGDRSVCMAKADDWLNDNESLDTAHKTRRWLNEPPTEKQLRYLPQAMRADFGLTRYQASALLAFQFNKSSIHRLVLAANDEHRRAA from the coding sequence ATGATGCTTCGTCCCCGTCAGGCCCTGCTGGTGGAGCGCTCGCTCGCCGCGCTCTACCTGCACGGCAACACCCTGGCCATCGGCCCGACCGGCTCCGGCAAGACCATCATGCTGTCGGCGGTCGCCGGCGGCGTGTTGGAGGAGCCCGACGCGAAGGCCTGCATCCTCGCGCACCGCGATGAGCTCACCGCCCAGAACCGGGAGAAGTTCGGCCGGGTCAATCCGGGCGTCGCGACCTCGGTGTTCGATGCCAAGGAGAAGTCCTGGGCCGGGCGCGCCACCTTCGCGATGGTACAGACGCTCTCGCGTGACGCTCATCTCGACGCGATGCCCACGCTGGATCTGCTGGTGGTCGACGAGGCGCACCATGCCGCATCAAAGTCCTATCGGCGCGTGATCGATCGTGTGCTGTCGCGCAACCCCAGGGCGCTGATCTTCGGCGCCACCGCCACACCCGCGCGCAGCGACGGCAAGGGGCTGCGCGAGGTGTTCAGCAACGTCGCCGACCAGATCACGCTGGGCGAGCTCATCGCCTCCGGCCATCTGGTGCCACCGCGCACCTTCGTCATCGATGTCGGCGCGCAGTCTGCGCTCGCCCAGGTGCGCCGCACCGCCACCGACTTCGACATGACCGAGGTGGAGGCGATCCTCAACAGGACGCCGATCACCGACGCGGTGATCCGTCACTGGCGCGAGAAGGCCGGCGACCGCAAGACCATCGTGTTCTGCTCCACCGTGGCCCACGCGCAGTGCGTGGCCGAGGCGTTCGTCGCCGCAGGCATCCGCGCCGTACTGATTCACGGCGAGTTGTCGGATGCCGAGCGCGCAACCCGCCTGGCCGAGTACGAGACCGGCGATGCCCAGGTCGTGGTCAACGTGGCGGTGCTGACCGAAGGCTACGACTACACGCCCACCTCCTGCGTGGTGCTGCTGCGCCCGAGCTCGCACAAGTCGACGCTGACCCAGATGATCGGTCGTGGGCTGCGGACTATCGATCCGACCGAGCATCCCGGCGTGGTCAAGACCGACTGCATCGTCCTCGACTTCGGCACCGCGACCCTCATGCACGGCTCGCTGGAGCAGGAGGCCAACCTGGACGGCCACCAGCACCAGGGGCAGGCGCCCACCAAGGAGTGCCCCTCCTGCGAGGCATTGGTCCCGCTCGGCTGCCGCGAATGCCCACTGTGCGGCTTCGAGTGGACCATTGATCCGGCCGAGCAGGCGGAAGCCATGGACGACTTCGTCATGACGGAGATCGACCTGCTCAAGCGCTCCAACTTCCGCTGGTGCGATCTCTTCGGCTGCGACGATGCCTTGATGGCCACCGGCCTCCAAGCCTGGGGCGGCATCTTCTTCCTCAACGGGCGCTGGCACGCGGTCGGTGGCGGCCGGAGTCTTCCGCCCCGTCTGCTGGCGGTCGGCGACCGCAGCGTCTGCATGGCCAAGGCGGACGACTGGCTCAACGACAACGAGTCCCTCGACACCGCCCACAAGACCCGCCGCTGGCTCAACGAACCGCCCACCGAGAAGCAGCTGCGCTACCTGCCGCAGGCCATGCGCGCCGACTTCGGGCTCACCCGCTACCAGGCCTCGGCGCTGCTCGCGTTCCAGTTCAACAAGTCGTCGATCCATCGCCTCGTGCTGGCAGCCAACGACGAACACCGGAGGGCGGCGTGA
- a CDS encoding ATP-binding protein — protein MTLPIISADQRLAEKRGVKGVLVGKSGIGKTSQLWTLVPESTLFFDLEAGDLAVEGWAGDTIRPRTWQECRDFAVFIGGPNPALREDQPFSQAHFDAVCARFGDPTVLDRYDTVFVDSITVAGRLCLQWCKGQPQAFSEKTGKPDTRGAYGLMGQEMIAWLTHLQHTRGKNVWFVGILDERLDDFNRRVFQLQIDGSKTGLELPGIVDEVVTLAELKADDGTAYRAFVCHTLNPWGYPAKDRSGRLDQIEEPHLGRLMAKIAGPARPALERLDFARPAPSDKSAGQPICTSRSDAHRAKAMDGLGEPVQQ, from the coding sequence ATGACCCTTCCCATCATCTCCGCCGACCAGCGCCTGGCCGAGAAGCGCGGCGTCAAGGGCGTGCTGGTCGGCAAGAGCGGCATCGGCAAGACCTCGCAGCTCTGGACCCTGGTGCCCGAGTCCACCTTGTTCTTCGACCTCGAGGCGGGCGACCTCGCCGTCGAGGGGTGGGCCGGCGACACCATCCGCCCGCGCACCTGGCAGGAGTGCCGCGACTTCGCGGTGTTCATCGGCGGTCCGAACCCGGCGCTGCGCGAGGACCAGCCCTTCAGCCAGGCCCACTTCGATGCCGTCTGCGCGCGCTTCGGCGACCCGACCGTGCTCGATCGCTACGACACCGTGTTCGTCGACTCGATCACCGTCGCCGGGCGTCTGTGCTTGCAGTGGTGCAAGGGCCAGCCGCAGGCCTTCTCCGAGAAGACCGGCAAGCCGGACACGCGCGGGGCCTACGGCCTGATGGGCCAGGAGATGATCGCCTGGCTCACCCACCTGCAGCACACCCGGGGCAAGAACGTCTGGTTCGTCGGCATCCTCGACGAGCGGCTCGACGACTTCAATCGCCGCGTCTTCCAGCTGCAGATCGACGGCTCCAAGACCGGGCTCGAGCTGCCCGGCATCGTCGACGAGGTGGTGACGCTGGCCGAGCTCAAGGCCGACGACGGCACCGCCTACCGCGCCTTCGTCTGCCACACGCTCAATCCCTGGGGCTACCCCGCCAAGGACCGCTCCGGCCGCCTGGACCAGATCGAGGAGCCGCATCTTGGCCGGCTGATGGCCAAGATCGCCGGCCCCGCGCGCCCCGCCCTCGAACGCCTCGACTTCGCGCGCCCCGCGCCTTCCGACAAATCGGCAGGACAGCCGATTTGCACGTCGCGTAGCGACGCCCACCGGGCCAAGGCCATGGATGGCCTTGGTGAACCCGTACAGCAATAA
- a CDS encoding helix-turn-helix transcriptional regulator, protein MSIKHLNQRQLADRWGVSEATLERWRSEGIGPVFLKIQGRVLYRVEDVESYEAECLRKSTSERVGAGGVA, encoded by the coding sequence GTGAGTATCAAACACCTCAACCAACGCCAACTGGCCGACCGTTGGGGCGTCAGCGAAGCCACCTTGGAACGCTGGCGCTCCGAAGGGATCGGGCCGGTCTTTCTGAAGATCCAAGGCCGCGTGCTCTACCGCGTCGAGGACGTCGAGTCCTACGAGGCGGAGTGCCTGCGCAAGAGCACCTCCGAGCGCGTCGGCGCGGGAGGTGTGGCATGA
- a CDS encoding helix-turn-helix domain-containing protein produces the protein MFGERLKLARKRSGLSLRGLADAINHAVSAQAIGRYERNEMLPGSATALKLAKALGVPLSYLFSPSEIRLEGVEFRKTAATRAQERAMVEAAVLDSLDRYLLVEDLLEIGSHVWDKPEGAPFKVSDLDDAETAAESVRKAWNLGGDAIPNVTELLEEHGIKVLKLDFPLSVDGLTCRVARPGQEKVPVIVGSVAKSVERRRFTLAHELGHMVMAIDGDLDEEKACQRFASALLMPREDLLFEVGQRRHAFGYAEIIEIKRMYGVSAAALIVRLRDLGVITEGTLQAVFRGIGRTWRKAEPEPLPENEEPRRFQRLVLRALAEDIISLPKAAELLRKSTGEVSRIMSGPAE, from the coding sequence ATGTTTGGCGAAAGACTGAAACTGGCCCGCAAGCGCTCCGGCCTGTCCCTTCGGGGACTGGCCGATGCCATCAACCATGCGGTCAGTGCCCAGGCGATCGGCCGCTATGAGCGCAACGAGATGCTGCCCGGTTCGGCGACCGCCCTGAAACTCGCCAAGGCGCTCGGCGTCCCGCTGAGCTACCTGTTCAGCCCCTCGGAGATCCGCCTCGAGGGGGTGGAGTTTCGCAAGACCGCTGCGACCCGGGCCCAGGAGCGCGCCATGGTGGAAGCCGCCGTCCTGGACAGCCTCGACCGCTACCTGCTCGTCGAAGACCTGCTGGAGATCGGCAGCCATGTGTGGGACAAGCCCGAAGGGGCTCCCTTCAAGGTCTCCGACCTCGATGATGCGGAGACCGCCGCCGAGAGCGTCCGCAAGGCCTGGAACCTGGGTGGCGACGCGATCCCCAACGTTACCGAGCTGCTCGAAGAGCACGGCATCAAGGTGCTCAAGCTCGACTTCCCGCTCTCGGTCGACGGACTGACCTGCCGGGTGGCGCGGCCGGGCCAGGAGAAGGTACCGGTCATCGTGGGTTCGGTGGCGAAATCGGTGGAACGCCGGCGCTTCACCCTGGCTCACGAGCTCGGCCATATGGTGATGGCCATCGACGGCGACCTGGACGAGGAGAAAGCGTGCCAGCGCTTCGCCAGCGCCCTCTTGATGCCCCGGGAGGACCTGCTGTTCGAGGTCGGGCAGCGCCGCCATGCCTTCGGCTATGCCGAGATCATCGAGATCAAGCGCATGTACGGCGTCAGCGCCGCCGCCCTGATCGTCCGGCTGCGCGATCTCGGCGTCATCACCGAGGGGACCTTGCAGGCCGTGTTTCGCGGCATCGGCCGCACCTGGCGCAAGGCCGAGCCCGAGCCGCTCCCGGAAAACGAGGAACCCCGGCGCTTCCAGCGCCTGGTGCTCCGCGCCCTTGCTGAGGACATCATCTCGCTTCCCAAAGCCGCAGAGCTGCTGCGCAAGAGCACGGGCGAGGTGAGCCGAATCATGTCGGGGCCCGCGGAGTGA